In Mycobacterium sp. Aquia_216, a genomic segment contains:
- the eccCa gene encoding type VII secretion protein EccCa produces the protein MSKRGFVRGSRRPAPNVPPVRIAVAAPLALPEREPRNILLMIAVPALLVGIIGTLVVMYASGIRSLQSGFFPMIGLVGFGTLMFSGRFGRGRRISWGEQEKQRRTYLRQLDEDRDEVQRAAQEQRRSQLFVHGDPQQLDTIIGGPRMWERRPADPDFLDVRLGIGIQQASESAVSLQWPDVPIGEELEPVTGGALRDFILEQSKIRGIGKVLSLRSKPGFSFIGDDPSELHSLARSILCSLAVYHSSSDLKVMVVTRHPELWSWLVWLPHNQHDEMFDACGLRRLIFTSPNDLEEALDAELHRKGRGPWTPPVGMSPTSMPSPIESSIGLALGPHWVIVDDNVGTPEQWEGVTGQKGMAGITVLRLATRAGLGVGFADESERFTLREGRLRHRGTFYAVADMLAESTANRYARALARWAPMSAGDLSETDSQGGELLRALGISDPRELDVDRLWGESRGRGDHKWAMMPVGVKQGGELQQIILRAKDFGGFGFHSVVIGTSGSGKSEYFLSLCTGIALTHSPETFIVIFVDMKFESAAQDLQGFPHVAGSLSNLGKDDRHLAERMRKAVNGEIARRYRLFNAAGARDANEYEEMRLAGRDLEPVPILLVIIDEYLELFIHHPEWIDLVIHIGQEGRGCNVFFTLGGQRLDLSSLSKVKSNIAFRVALRAETAEDSRDVIGSDAALHLPSKENGYALLKVGPRDLEQFRCFYVSAPFVVPKRVVNVNKTVAMSFSQPRAFTWAYQPLSEADSEALAVADEPEEPDEFLFHSDGFRKKKLVDVIRESLMAHSARPPHQIWLPPLEVSEPMDVLVASWRRKPWYVDYGDNPGLVFPVGVVDIPEDHTQRVHAIDAEMDNIMVVATAQRGKSTTLMSLITSAALMYRPERVTFFCIGASLYPVEDLPHVVSVVSQTDNEGVSRTVASIEGLILAREASFKQYQIDISEFRERRFGTEREGGTDPADKFGDVFLVVDNFSDLYEKDVATGDRLVTVARQGLSYGVHVATTATAWLVGQKQALVNVSNARIQLRLSNPDETQMGEGLERRKAARNTLDRPGFGVTREGHELLIGLPEITSATGERVPTRQLGAVIAEVTGVGRLEKLARLPERIQLAQIIAAFADTDVAADPFNIPFAIGESALQPTYLPSGAVPSMLVLGRQLCGKTTTLAAFGQAVMSRFGPEQAQITIIDPKTSLIGKIRGPHVRAYAYTADDIDAVIEELAAIMRDRLPPSGLSQEELLSRSTWEGPHHFLLIDDEQELRQHGAIGRAAASAPLWGLIERSREIGLHVIASRLPGNWAGISITNPFLQKMTSSRAPTLFMDNDPATVKVFGRVSAQQLPPGRGLLVTTDGAIEGVLVGAPD, from the coding sequence ATGTCCAAACGAGGTTTCGTCCGCGGCAGCCGCAGGCCGGCGCCGAACGTTCCGCCGGTGCGAATCGCGGTCGCCGCGCCGCTGGCATTGCCTGAGCGCGAGCCCCGCAACATCCTGCTGATGATCGCGGTGCCCGCGCTGCTCGTCGGAATCATCGGCACCCTGGTGGTGATGTACGCGTCGGGGATTCGATCGCTGCAGTCGGGCTTCTTCCCGATGATCGGCCTGGTCGGGTTCGGCACGCTGATGTTCAGCGGGCGCTTCGGGCGCGGGCGCCGGATCAGTTGGGGCGAGCAAGAGAAACAGCGCCGTACCTACCTGCGCCAGCTCGACGAGGACCGCGACGAAGTGCAACGCGCGGCCCAGGAACAGCGACGCAGCCAGCTTTTCGTGCACGGCGATCCGCAGCAGCTGGACACCATCATCGGTGGGCCGCGGATGTGGGAACGGCGACCTGCGGACCCGGACTTCCTCGACGTCCGCCTGGGGATCGGCATCCAGCAGGCCAGTGAATCCGCGGTGTCGCTGCAGTGGCCCGACGTTCCGATCGGCGAGGAACTCGAGCCCGTAACCGGGGGTGCGCTCAGGGATTTCATCCTCGAGCAGAGCAAAATCCGCGGGATCGGCAAGGTCCTGAGCCTGCGGTCGAAACCCGGCTTCAGCTTCATCGGCGACGATCCGAGCGAATTGCACAGCCTTGCCCGTTCGATCCTGTGCTCGTTGGCCGTCTACCACAGCTCCAGCGATCTCAAGGTCATGGTGGTGACCCGCCATCCCGAGTTGTGGTCGTGGCTGGTGTGGCTGCCGCACAACCAGCATGACGAGATGTTCGACGCATGCGGGCTGCGCAGATTGATTTTCACCTCCCCCAACGATCTGGAAGAGGCGCTCGACGCCGAACTGCATCGCAAGGGTCGGGGGCCATGGACGCCGCCGGTCGGCATGAGCCCGACGTCTATGCCGTCGCCGATCGAGTCCAGCATCGGCCTGGCGCTGGGACCACACTGGGTGATCGTCGACGACAACGTCGGCACCCCTGAGCAATGGGAGGGTGTAACCGGGCAGAAGGGCATGGCTGGCATCACGGTGTTGCGGCTTGCCACCCGCGCCGGACTGGGCGTCGGATTCGCCGATGAGAGTGAGCGTTTCACTCTGCGCGAAGGCAGACTCAGGCATCGAGGCACGTTCTACGCCGTGGCGGACATGCTCGCCGAGAGCACCGCCAACCGGTACGCGAGAGCGCTCGCCCGCTGGGCTCCGATGAGCGCGGGCGACCTCTCGGAGACCGACAGTCAGGGCGGCGAACTCCTGCGCGCGCTGGGCATCAGCGATCCCCGGGAACTGGATGTCGACAGACTCTGGGGCGAGAGCCGCGGCCGCGGCGACCACAAATGGGCGATGATGCCCGTGGGCGTCAAGCAGGGCGGTGAGCTGCAGCAGATTATTCTGCGCGCCAAAGACTTTGGCGGCTTCGGGTTTCACTCGGTCGTGATCGGAACATCCGGTTCCGGCAAGTCGGAGTATTTCCTGTCGTTGTGCACCGGTATTGCGCTGACGCACTCGCCCGAGACGTTCATCGTGATCTTCGTCGACATGAAATTCGAATCGGCGGCTCAGGACCTGCAGGGATTCCCGCACGTCGCGGGATCGCTGTCCAACTTGGGTAAGGACGACCGGCATCTGGCCGAGCGGATGCGCAAGGCAGTCAACGGCGAGATTGCAAGGCGTTACCGGCTTTTCAATGCAGCCGGGGCACGTGACGCGAACGAGTATGAAGAGATGCGACTCGCCGGGCGAGACCTGGAACCGGTACCGATTCTCCTGGTGATCATCGACGAATACCTCGAGTTGTTCATCCATCACCCGGAGTGGATCGATCTGGTCATCCACATCGGCCAAGAGGGCCGCGGCTGTAACGTCTTCTTTACCCTCGGTGGCCAGCGGCTGGATCTTTCGTCGCTCAGTAAGGTCAAGAGCAACATCGCTTTTCGGGTAGCACTGCGCGCCGAGACAGCGGAGGACTCCCGCGATGTGATCGGGAGTGACGCGGCACTGCATCTTCCGTCGAAGGAGAACGGATACGCGCTACTCAAGGTGGGGCCACGCGACCTAGAGCAGTTTCGGTGCTTCTACGTGTCCGCCCCGTTCGTGGTGCCGAAACGGGTAGTCAACGTGAACAAGACGGTGGCTATGAGCTTTTCGCAGCCGCGGGCATTCACCTGGGCCTACCAACCGCTCAGCGAAGCGGACAGCGAAGCGCTGGCCGTCGCCGATGAACCCGAAGAGCCCGACGAGTTCCTGTTCCACTCCGACGGTTTCCGGAAGAAGAAGCTGGTCGACGTGATCCGCGAGTCGCTGATGGCGCACAGCGCGCGTCCGCCCCACCAAATTTGGTTGCCGCCTTTGGAAGTCAGCGAGCCGATGGATGTGCTGGTGGCCAGCTGGCGACGCAAGCCCTGGTACGTCGACTACGGCGACAACCCGGGCTTGGTTTTCCCCGTCGGAGTCGTCGACATCCCCGAAGACCACACTCAGCGTGTGCACGCCATCGACGCCGAGATGGACAACATCATGGTGGTGGCGACGGCCCAGCGCGGCAAATCAACGACCCTCATGTCGTTGATCACCTCGGCGGCGTTGATGTACCGGCCCGAGCGGGTCACGTTCTTCTGCATCGGTGCTTCGCTGTACCCGGTCGAAGATCTGCCGCACGTCGTATCCGTGGTCAGCCAAACCGACAACGAGGGCGTGTCGCGGACCGTCGCGTCGATCGAGGGCTTGATCCTGGCCCGAGAGGCGTCGTTCAAGCAGTATCAAATCGACATCTCCGAATTCCGGGAACGACGGTTCGGGACCGAGCGGGAAGGCGGCACCGATCCCGCCGACAAGTTCGGTGATGTCTTTCTCGTCGTCGACAACTTCAGCGACCTGTACGAAAAGGATGTCGCGACGGGCGACCGGCTGGTCACCGTCGCCCGCCAGGGCCTGTCTTACGGGGTGCATGTCGCCACCACTGCCACGGCATGGCTGGTGGGGCAAAAGCAGGCACTGGTCAATGTGTCCAACGCGCGGATTCAACTGCGGCTGAGCAATCCGGACGAAACCCAGATGGGAGAAGGCCTGGAGCGCCGAAAGGCCGCCCGCAATACTTTGGATCGGCCCGGGTTCGGTGTTACCCGGGAGGGTCACGAGCTGTTGATCGGTCTGCCGGAGATCACGTCGGCCACCGGCGAACGAGTGCCGACGCGTCAGCTCGGCGCGGTCATTGCCGAGGTGACCGGTGTCGGCAGGTTGGAGAAGTTGGCGCGACTGCCCGAACGGATTCAGCTCGCCCAGATCATCGCCGCGTTCGCGGACACCGATGTGGCGGCGGACCCGTTCAACATCCCCTTCGCCATCGGCGAAAGCGCTTTGCAGCCAACATATTTGCCGAGTGGAGCGGTGCCCAGCATGCTGGTGCTGGGCCGGCAGTTGTGCGGTAAGACGACGACGCTGGCCGCCTTCGGGCAGGCGGTCATGAGCCGGTTTGGTCCCGAGCAGGCGCAGATCACCATCATCGATCCCAAGACTTCTCTCATCGGCAAAATTCGCGGACCGCACGTGCGCGCGTACGCCTATACCGCCGACGATATCGACGCGGTGATCGAGGAATTGGCGGCGATCATGCGCGATCGTCTTCCGCCCTCGGGCCTGAGCCAAGAAGAGTTGCTGAGCCGCAGCACGTGGGAAGGCCCGCACCATTTTCTGCTGATCGACGACGAGCAGGAACTCCGTCAACACGGTGCGATCGGCAGGGCCGCCGCGAGCGCGCCATTGTGGGGATTGATCGA